CTCGCCCGCTCGGACCACGTGAAGGAAGACGCGTTTGACCGCTTCTTGTTCCGGGGGCGTGAGCTTGGCAAAGACCGCTTCGGCCTTTTTCGCCACGGCGCCTTGCAATCCGCCCATGGCTTCATAGGCCTGGTGCGACAGCTCCGGCCCTTGGCGGTCCTCCCACAAGCGTTTGAGCACGAATTCGAGCAGGGGCAGATGGCCCGGCTCATCACCAACGTCGTCCAGGATCCGCGTCACAAAACCGGCGGCAAAGGACAGTTCGACGCGTCGGGCCGGGGACGTGATGGCCTGCTCCAATTCGGCTCGCGTCATCGGTCCCACATTGACCTGCGCGCCCTGCAGTCGGTCGGAGAGCGGGCGATAGGAGAGCGCCTTTCCGACAAAGTCCCCGCGGATTGTGAGAATCGCGGTCCATGAGCCTCTCTCGCTGGCATCGAGTATTTCATCGATGAACCGGCGGCGTTGGTGATCATCCTTCGCGACCGTATAGAGTTCCTCGGCTTGATCGATGACGAGCAACAACCGATTCGTTCCCGATTGTTTTTCCAAAATGCGCAGGCCGACGTCGTGCAGGCTGACTGCTTTCTTCGCGAAGGCGTCCGCGAGCTTGTTGATCTTCAACAAGCGATCTGTTTCATCCATCGTTTCCGGCTCAAGGAGCGGCGATACCGCCCGCGCAAGGGCCTTCAGCGGTTCATCGCCAGGAAACAGTGTCGCGACTTCCCAGGTCGTGTCTTTCTCCTGCCGTAGCTGCGGGACCAAGCCGGCTCTCACGACCGACGACTTGCCGGAGCCCGATGCCCCGACTACGGCGATGAATCGATGCTGACGGATGGCCTCATAAAGATCCCGGATTGCGGCGTTCCGCCCAAAAAAGAACGGCGCATCCTCTTCCCGAAAGTAGAGCAGGCCGCGGTAAGGGCAGAGGGTCGCACGGGTGACTCTGATGCGTTCGGCAAGGTCCGGCCCAGGCGCTTCACCTCGGATAGCTCCGGCAAGCAGCGAAAGCAGAAGCGGATCATCCGTTCCCTGACGCAAATCGACCCAGGTATTCTGGCCAAGGAAGCCCAGTACCGGATCCGAGCCCGGCAGCAACACGGGCATGACAGGAAAGTCCGCTTTGCGCCCCTGCCGATCCAGCGCAAAGTTTGATTCCCGCTGCTGCCATGGCCCCATCTCACCGGGACCAATGCACACGGCGACCGCACGGCACGAAGCCAGTGTCTGTTCCAGCGCCTGCGGCCACGGTCGACCGGGCACGAGATACCAGCGATCGAGGAATGGCTTGAGGTTCCTGATCGCGGAGTGATCGCGCGATGCGCTCAACTGGCTCCCGATCGCGCCAGTGGTAACTCAGGAACACATCGAAGTGATCAGGAGACATTGGTCTCTCACAACTTGAACGACTGAATGTGGTCACCAAGTCACTCCGCAGACAGTACCTACGGAGCATCGCCCGAATGGCGTGGATTGTACGCTTTCAGCAGATTAAGGCAAGGTGGCTGGAATGATGAAGCCCCAGAAGTGAGCCAAAAAATGGTCCGCTTTTCGACTGAAATGGATCAGGCTAGCGCAGCGAATTCAGATAGGCGATGAGGTCGGAGATTTCGCGGTCGGAGAGGTGGCGCGTGCCGGTCATGGTCGAACCGCCGATGCCGTCCTTGATCGCGCGGTAGAGTTCCAGGTCGGTTCTGATCCGGAGTGCGAACCAATCACGCAGGTTCGGCGGCACGCGGCGCGGAGAAGGTCCGGCAAAGGGCGTGATGATGGGCGGGATATAGCCCGGCGCGACACCGAACAATATCTCTTGCCTCACATCCGTAAACATGTCGGCATCCCGACCGTGGCAGGTGTTGCAGGCCCCCTTGCCGTTGAACAGGGCCCGCCCTTCGGCGACCGGATCTCTGGACAAGGGAATCATTGGCAGCGCCAGCACCTGCTGGACCGGTTCAGGCTGCGGGGATTCGGGCTGTGACGATTCTGCTGCTCTTGGCTCACTCGACGGCTTAATCGATTCTGTCGACTTCGGCGGTTCGACAAGCTAGGCCGTTCCGGCTGCTTCGGTCGGCTCGGATCGCCGAGGCCGCTGCTCGGCATTGGGCTTGCCGGTGACGGTCCAACTGATCAAGGTTTCATCCGGGCTGAACGTGATCGTCAATCCCGTGTCCGAATAGGTCCAGATCTCCTCCTGCCCCCGTTTCTTGATCGTCTTGGGCTTGCCGAATCGCTGCGCGATCTCATCGCGGCTCATCCCGGCGTACGGCGACAGGTCTTGGATTGGAGGGGATGGAGGCGGCGGTGTAATCGGTGCAGTTTCCGACGGTTTGGACTCTTCCTGTTCCGAGGTTGGCGCCTTGCGCGACCGCTCCGGAATCGTCGCCCGTTTCGGCAGGGCTGCGACCTTCGTTTGATTGACGCGTAGCAACCGCCAGGCCGAAGTGGTGCCTTTCGGACAGCCGGGCGCATCCGGCTCTTCATAGACCATGGCGGTCTCGATCAACAGGCGGGAGGTGTCTCGCCCCTGCGCATAGGCGTTCAATTCTTTCATGCCCGCGTCGAACGCCCGCGACCGCGCCTCTTCGGCCGTTCGCGCGCAGGAAGCCACGCCGACAAAGTACACCTCATCCCCAAACCGGAACATCGCCTGTTCCGTCCAAAACGGCCGGAGAAGAGAGCTGTCGGCCCGGGCAATTTCAGGCGCGATCTGGGGCAGGCTAAGCAGGAGAATGATGGCAAAGACAGCAGCCGGCATGAGCGCACATCCCGCAACGACGGACGGACGAGACCGCCGTCATGCTTTATTGTACCCGGTTCTCCTTCGAGGCACACCCCGACTCCCATTGCG
The DNA window shown above is from Nitrospira tepida and carries:
- a CDS encoding nSTAND1 domain-containing NTPase; amino-acid sequence: MSASRDHSAIRNLKPFLDRWYLVPGRPWPQALEQTLASCRAVAVCIGPGEMGPWQQRESNFALDRQGRKADFPVMPVLLPGSDPVLGFLGQNTWVDLRQGTDDPLLLSLLAGAIRGEAPGPDLAERIRVTRATLCPYRGLLYFREEDAPFFFGRNAAIRDLYEAIRQHRFIAVVGASGSGKSSVVRAGLVPQLRQEKDTTWEVATLFPGDEPLKALARAVSPLLEPETMDETDRLLKINKLADAFAKKAVSLHDVGLRILEKQSGTNRLLLVIDQAEELYTVAKDDHQRRRFIDEILDASERGSWTAILTIRGDFVGKALSYRPLSDRLQGAQVNVGPMTRAELEQAITSPARRVELSFAAGFVTRILDDVGDEPGHLPLLEFVLKRLWEDRQGPELSHQAYEAMGGLQGAVAKKAEAVFAKLTPPEQEAVKRVFLHVVRAGETGDDTRRRAALSEIGSAAMDVVKKLADERLLVTNRAVAGEETVEVSHEALIRQWHRLQGWLNEDREFLLWRERLRGRVNEWQQNTQDDGALLRGALLVEAQRWLSQKADILTDEEKEYIRQSAEARERAARAERQRAEHELAQAAPR
- a CDS encoding c-type cytochrome is translated as MSRDPVAEGRALFNGKGACNTCHGRDADMFTDVRQEILFGVAPGYIPPIITPFAGPSPRRVPPNLRDWFALRIRTDLELYRAIKDGIGGSTMTGTRHLSDREISDLIAYLNSLR